From the genome of Meriones unguiculatus strain TT.TT164.6M chromosome 17, Bangor_MerUng_6.1, whole genome shotgun sequence:
TGTGGGGTGCCATCAGGCAGCTTTTCCAGGAGGAGGCGAGGCAGGGCCACAAACCCTCAGTGGCCTTTGGGACAGGGTTCGCCTCCTAATGCCCCTCCTCCAGATCTCACCGATGGCCTGAGCATGAGGGCCTGACTGCCCCCGCCAGCCTCCTCTGGCCCTGGGAACTGGGGACGGGAATTTGCCCCCTTCCCTTTCCGTTGATTTCCTGAAGCTGGCCGGAGGGTCAGTTCCAGAAGTATAGTAGGTGGGCCCTGTAGGGGCGCCCACGTGTAACCCTGTAATGTGAGTCTCCCCAGGCCCCAGCCCGAGAGTTCAGGACCCGCTCTCCACACCCGGGAGCCGCTGAGCTGGGAGAAGGCTGTCCATGCTGAGTCTAGCATGAAGTGCTCAAGCTAGGATGttttgggtcccctggaactcacagctgTAAACAACCTCAGTTTCCCCGTCTGTAAAATGGTGGCTGCACGAGATAATAAAGGGACGTATAGTCAGAGTGGTGGTGCAGATCCACAGTCCCAACCctggggaaggagaggcaggatgAGCAGCAGTGTAGGGCCAgctggacacaaagcaagtctgaggctagccttggctacttgagaccctgtctcaaataacaaatGAAGAGTGTGGGGCTAGGTGGAAATTCCAACACAAGGCTTCGTCAACtcgagcctcagtttccccacctgagACAGGAAGATGTGCGGGCGGAATCCCTCCCCCATGCCTTTTTGGGGAGGTCCTAGTGGAAACTGTCAGTACACGCGCACCCATTAATCGTGCATCACGGTGACACACGGGAACCCCACCCGCGCGTGTCCTGTGTCCTCAGATTCCTGCGACGGAGTGGAGTGCGGCCCCGGCAAGGCGTGTCGCATGCTGGGGGGCCGTCCACACTGCGAGTGCGCCCCCGACTGCGCGGGCCTTCTCGTGGGCTTCCAGGTCTGCGGCTCCGATGGCGCCACCTACCGGGACGAGTGCGAGCTGCGCGCCGCACGCTGCCGCGGACACCCAGACCTGCGCGTCATGTACCGTGGCCGCTGCCAAAGTACGAGCCGTGGCCGTGGAGGGGCGGGGCCGAGGGGGCGGGGCCATGGAAGATGCCCGGAGACCTGAGGGGCGGGGCTGGGAACCGAGGGCGGGGGAGGCACCCTCAGGACTGGGGGAGGCGGGGCCGGAGAAAAGGTAAAACAGATGGAGGGGTGCAGCCTAGAGAGGGCGGGTCCTGGCAACTGAAGGGCGGGACCAAGCAGGGGCGGTGCCTTGAGTTGGGAAGAGAGATGGGCTCCGGCAAGGGCAGGGCCCGGAGGGGGCGGGACTtaggcctgggggtgggggaaggaccTTGGTGGGGGCGGGGCCCGCACAAGTCGAGGCCAAACGTTGGTAAGAGGCCTCTGTCCAGTTGCTGCCTAAGTCCTGCACCCAgcctcagggaggggcagggctaTGCAAAACTGCAGGTCAGGTCAGGTAGGTGCCAGAGTCGGCAGGCTTCAGAGACTGAGCCCCCAGACGGCCGACAGCTCTCGGGCGTGTCCAGGGGCAGGGCTGTGAGTGGCAGGCAGCACGTAGCGTTCCGAATCCCGGAGGGCCAGCGTGCCCTTACAAGTGCTGACGCGAGCGCTAGAGGCCGCGCGGCGCAGGAGGAGGCTTGTGATGGACCGGGAAGGAGGGAATGCTGGTGTAGCCATGCAGGCAACCGGCTAGGTGGCGTTTGGTAGAGTGGGGCTCGGTTTGACAGCTGGGTGGGGCTGCTGTCCTGGGGGCGGGGCTTGCCTCCGAAGGGTGGGGCTTGACAGCGACAGCTGGAGAGCTTGATAGAGATGAGTTGGGGTTTGCGTCTGCGTCTTCGTTCCGGGGGATGCGTCTTGACAGCAGGTTGGGGCTAGTGTCCTAGGGCGGGGCTCCAAGAGTGGTGGTGCGTTATAACATCCCGGGAGCGGGGCTTTCAGGTGGAGCCCTTGTCCGAGGGTAGCTGGACTCCCAGGGAGGAGCCGCAGGCAGCTGACCTGCCCTTTCTGGGGCCTACAGAGTCCTGCGCGCATGTAGTGTGCCCGAGCCCCCAGTCGTGCCTCGTGGATCAGACCGGCAGCGCGCACTGTGTGGTGTGTCGCGCCGCGCCCTGCCCGGTGCCTTCCAACCCGGGCCAGGAGCTCTGTGGCAACAACAACGTTACCTATATCTCCTCCTGCCACCTGCGCCAGGCCACCTGCTTCCTGGGCCGCTCCATTGGAGTTCGCCACCCAGGCGTCTGCACAGGTAAGGAGAGGGCGGCTTTCGGCATGTGGGCCAGCAAGGGGCGGTGCGCCGCGCTCGCTGCTCGCTCTCACCTGCCCCCTCCTTTCCCGCAGGTGCCCCCAAAGTACCaccagaggaggaagagaacttCGTGTGAGCTGCAGCCGCCGGGCCCGGTATTTGAGCCCGTCCCAATTCTATTTATTGTCACAGAAAAGATTCTAATTTATGTCACGTGGACATTCCCCAAACCTGGCCTGGAACCCCCCGGGGGTCCCCTAGGATCCTGAGCACGTGTCACAAGGACTGAAGGAAGATTTTGGAAGAGTTGGTATGTGCCATCACCAGGAACTGGGATCACGTTAGGACCCCAGACACCTGCTGCCCAGGGAGAGCAGCGTGGTGGAAGCCTTCTGCTTTGACCTCTCCCTCTGCTTTCCAGGCTGGAGCAGTCTCAGGGCACAGATGGTAGTGTGCCCACCTCGACTACTGTTCGCACGGGGCCTCCTGGCCTCACTCCAAGGGCGGGCAGCATCAGCCcagagaggccctgggttcctcCCCGTTCACTGCATTTAGAGTGGGACCTGGTGGAAACGCGGTGTCCTGGCTGTGCCCAGAGCATCCCAGGGTCACCCTAGCGCCTCCTGCCCCGTTCCCTGGACACCCACACCAGCTTTTACCTAGTTTCCAGCCACCCCCAGCCATCAGCAAGCCCAGCCACACGTTGTGACACCAGTCAGGTGCTGTTTGGGGCCTGACCTTAAAACTGCTCACCCTTCACTCTGACAGCAGCCACTCAAAGCTAACCACATGTGCCTTCCAGGAGACCAAAGGAACTGGAGCTGTAGGCCAACAGGGGGAGGGtttccctagcacccacataaaacagACGTATTGACACCAGCCTGCCATCCAGCACAGGAAGAATAGGCAAGGGGATGAGGAGTTCAAGTTCATTCTTGGccatacagtgagttcaaggccagcctgggttatatgagaCCTTATCTTTcatctttcaaaacaaacaaacaaacaaaaaaccctaaaaagGAGCTAGGCACAGTGTCACACATGTAtggtcccagtactcaggagacagaggcaggtggatctctgtgagtctgaggccagcccgatctacaaaacaagtccaggaccaccaaggctacacagagaaaccctgtctgaaaagcaagcaagcaaacaaaaaacttaaaaagaaagacaaaatgtcAGGCCACAAGCAAAAGACCATGGGAGGGTTCACAGCCCCCGATCTGGGGTGGAGAAGTTTGCAGGGTTTCCCTACCACCCTCCAGTCCTCAGCTGTGCCTTTCTTGTAATGTCCCCAAAAGTACCCTCAGCAGGGAGCTACGGCAGCCTCTCCCACCCTGGGGCCCCGTCtcaccaaggaaataaaagatgATGAAAGCCACCACGGGTGACCAGCCTCCAGCCGTTTCCTCCCTCTGAGCCTGGGGACCAACCAGGAAAGGTTCCTGACAGATACGGGACATGCTCAGGGGCCCCTGGAAAGCATAAAGGCAaatggaggggagggagaggaggtgggCCCTGCTGGGCTCCTGGAGGTACAGGAGCAAGATGGCACTAGGACGGCAGCTCGTCCAGAGCGCAGGAGTCAAGGTTTGAACTGAGACCGGGAGGAATGGTGGCTGAAACAATGATCAGTGTGCCGAGGCAACTTCAAGCTAGGAGGGCAGGCTAAGCCGCAGTTCCAGGAGCAGATATACACTTTTCCCGACTATGTGCTAGTGGGGTTAGTCTGTGACCCATAAGGAGACAGGGCAAGTGCCCAGGAGTCACTTGACCTCAGGAGGGAGCATTGTAGGGGGTCTTGGCTGAGAGGGTGAGTGTGTGGTAAGGGGGCTCCTGAGGTGGAGGACACCTCAAGCCATAAGCCACGTGCCAGCCTTCAGTAGAGCTGTTCATTCAGCATGGAGCCTGCAGCCCAAGTTCTCAGGGTCTAGGGCCAAGCCATGGACTACTCCAGACGTGAGCCAGTGGGCACAGGTTGCCGTTCATCTCTGTCCCAGCAGGGGGCTGAGAGTCAAAGAGCCCTCACAGATCATTCCGCAGAACCAGGGGAGGAACTTCCCCGAACCACATCCCAGATCCAGGGCACAAATGCTGACACTTGAGTGTAGACATCCGGGGTCTTGGGGTCACCACACCAGAGGCCTGAGAAAGAGACAAGGCCGTGGGCCCGGCTTCCACAGACCAACGGCCCCCCAGAGTCCGCCTGGAGTGAAAAAGAGTTGACGTTAAGTGTTGCTCTTGGGGTCTTGTGTGCCCCAAACGAGTCTCTTAGAAGCAGACAGCGCTGTGGTCTTTGAGCAGTCCACAGCTTGTGTAGCTCTGTCCAGCAGCCCCCTGGAGTGGCTCGCCAAGATGTTTTCCTCAGGTCTCAGCTCCTAGcctctcttttcagt
Proteins encoded in this window:
- the Fstl3 gene encoding follistatin-related protein 3 → MRPGALWPLLWGTLVWAVGSVGAVIGSGDSAPGGVCWLQQGLEATCSLLLKTDVSREECCASGNINTAWSNFTHPGNKISLLGFLGLVQCLPCKDSCDGVECGPGKACRMLGGRPHCECAPDCAGLLVGFQVCGSDGATYRDECELRAARCRGHPDLRVMYRGRCQKSCAHVVCPSPQSCLVDQTGSAHCVVCRAAPCPVPSNPGQELCGNNNVTYISSCHLRQATCFLGRSIGVRHPGVCTGAPKVPPEEEENFV